CTCAAGCCGGAGTGAAAGACTATCTGAGCAATGCCATGCTGGAGATCGTGGGCACAGCGCATATGGAAGAAAAACAAGCGCTTTTTGACAAGCTTTGCAGCTCTGAAGAAGTGGCAAGGTTCCTGGAGCATGCCCAACGAAGCTATAAAGAAATCTTCGATGTGGCAGTGAAAGAGGACTTTGACAAGAAATACTTCTTTTCGAACGAGAAGAATGTCTTTATAGAGCTTCTGGGCAATGAATTCGACCGGAAACGACTGGTGGTGGGCAAAGCTCTCGACAGCATCTCGGAGCAGATCTCCGTTACGGAGTTTGAGCATAGTGTGCAGGACTTTCTGGATCTTGTTAAGAACACTATTCAATGCAACCGCAATGCCTACTCAATCGCCTGTGGAACCTCCTTTCATGCTACCAAGATAGCTGCTCTCTTCTTTAATGAGATTGCCCGTATCGAGATGATACCCATCCTTCCCGGGGATTTTCGCGGCGAATACTCGAACTGCATCAAAGATAACGACCTGATAATCGGCGTATCCCAAAGCGGTGAAACCAAAGACCTTATAGACATCTTCAACGACATCGATTCCACAGATCTGAACGTGCGCAAAGTGGTATTGGTAAACAATATGAACAGCACTTTGGGTCAGGAAAAGAGCGATGTGGCCATCCCGATCCTGTGTGGACCGGAAATAGCAGTCCCTGCCACCAAAAGCTTCATGAATCAGATCACTCTGTTCTACTATCTGGCCATCAGAGCCGCAGATATGAAGCTGAATGATCTGGAAAATGATCTCCCCAAAGAAGAGTTTGAAAAGCGCAAAGCTGATCTGCAGAGACGTTATAAGTCCCTGAATGACATTCCCTTATTGCTCAAAGAGACTGTAGATAAAACCGATGATATGATCGATACCATGGCGGGTAAGATATACATGGAGCCCTCGCTGCACATCCTGGCTACAAAGATCAGCGGCGTGGCAATGGAGGGAGCGCTGAAGATCAGAGAGACTGTATTGAATCACGCAGAGGGCCGCGAAGCCAGTGAATTCAAGCATGGTCCCAATACCATCCTGGGTAAAAATACCGTGTTCGGAGTGAAGCATGTGCGAAGCTTTGTCCGTGCTTTTTGCAATATGGTCGACAGTATCGACGAAAAAGCAGAGGTAAAACACATCGCTCAGAGTGAACGCAAGGATCTGTTGAAAGCCTTGGCAGACTTTGTTTTCACGCACAATATGCCCTTCAACCTCTCCGCTGAAGGCACTATAATCTTCAAAGAGGCCATCCGAGATCAAGATTTCTTTGAATCTCTATATCGAAACTACCCTCTCATCTATGTAACCGGCCCGGATTCCCGGGATGTGAACCTCACTATTTCACAGATCAATACTCACAAGATCCGTGGTGCCGATACCTACGTGATTGCCGAAGAGAATGAAAATCTGCTGAAGAATGCCTCTCAGAATCCCAGAGAAGGTGCATATTACGGTTGGGGCTACATAATGCTGCCCAAGACCGGAGATAGCCTGATGACATGCTTCTCTGCCACTATTGTGTTGCAACTACTGGCCCTGCGGATGAGCATCCGCAAGATGAAGAAACTGGATCTGTTGGGAGTGAAAGACCACGGAGTGCATCCCGATGTACCCAAGAATGTATCAAAATCGATAACGGTGGATTAGAATAATGAGAATTGGATTGGGTTACGACGTTCACCGCCTTGTGGAAGGGCGCAAGCTGATCCTTGGAGGCGTACACATTCCCCATCATACCGGGCTTTTGGGCCATTCCGATGCAGATGTCTTGATTCACAGCATCTGTGACGGTTTATTGGGAGCCTTGGCCATGGGTGATATTGGGCAGCATTTTGCCGATAGCGATCCTACTTTCAAAGACATCGACTCCAGAATCCTCCTAAGACGCTGTTATGACATGATCCTGTCCCGACACTACAAAATCGCAAACCTGGATGCCACAATATGTGCTGCAGCCCCAAAGCTGAGCCCCTATGTGGATGAAATGCGGCAAAACATCGCTCACGATCTGGATTGCGATCCCGATTGCATCTCTATAAAAGCAACTACTGAAGAGGGATTGGGCATCTCCGGTTTCGGAGAGGGGATGAGCGCCACCGTAGTGATCCTGGTAATGCCGACATCATGAAAGCTATTGCGGTAATTGGATATCATCACACCGGAAAGACAAGCACTGTCGTAAATCTGGTGCGGGAGCTCTGTAGCCGCGGACACACGGTTGCCACCATCAAAGATATCCATAGCGAAAAATTCCGCGCTGATACTCCTGGAAAGAACAGCGCATTACACATCAAAGCAGGCAGCAAACTGACGGTTGCCCGCGGGATTTACGATACAGCGCTTATCTTTCCCAGATCATTGCCCCTAAACGAGATCATGCCCCATATTGCCGCAGACTTCTTGGTGATAGAAGGTATGAAAGCTGCGCCGATGGCAAAGATAGTATGTGCCGACAGCGAAGCCCAATTGACCGAATTGATTGACGACACCTGCATCGGCATAAGCGACATCATCACAAATAGCGACTTCAAGCACGACAAGCTTGATGTGTTCAGGATACCTCAGGATGTCTCCGCACTTTGTGATACGGTTTTGGCACATAGTTTTGAGATTCTTCCCGCTGCTGATCCGGAATGCTGCCAAAGATGCGGCGGAACATGTTTGCAGATGGCGGGAGACATCGTTCAAGGCCGCCGGAAGCGCAGTGAATGTGTGTTGGACGGCACCAGCAGGATCAGCCTGAAAGTAGGGGGTAAGGATGTGCTTATTGTTCCCTTTGTGCAGGATATTCTAAAGGATAGCATCATGGCTATTGTGAATAATCTACGCGACATTGCCCCCAATCAGGAGATTCAGATAAATATCCGCACATGAACAGAGATCAGTACTTCTGTGAGCGCGATCCACAGGCCTTTCCCTTTTGGCAAAAAGCTGTAGTGGGTATCGCTGGAGCGGGAGGATTGGGCTCCAATATTGCCTTAATGCTCGCCCGGGCGGGTATCGGCACATTGATCGTAGCAGACTATGACACAGTATCAATCTCAAACCTGAATCGTCAGGCATTTGACCTATCTCAGGT
This sequence is a window from Candidatus Cloacimonadota bacterium. Protein-coding genes within it:
- a CDS encoding SIS domain-containing protein, whose product is MLRKVLNKLSNFELRFPIPIPGLGCGVLGMALPIVSINLGKYASQLLRALEYRGYDSTGAAFLDSNKAITLLKDVGAPSTLVKTLGIEKQAGKVFCGQVRWATFGSVDKTNAQPHEVCCKKHIFGAHNGNITNTRELKVFLTKEGHTVLSDNDGEMLVHSVEHYFDIEMNKAQNPTDAEARKSCMRRAIIHTAEKMVGSYAAVIVDPETDTSWAIKAGSSLYFGVGEVDDMPFALASSDLTAVLRFTKMLVNLREGEFIEYTSSYYQVYAQKKLRIKRLGQPDELYNTGDKIMIKPVYSKLRAEDVELLPDFEYFMEQEIYAQSESTGKLIKLFSGGSNSGKYMLEAITQAGVKDYLSNAMLEIVGTAHMEEKQALFDKLCSSEEVARFLEHAQRSYKEIFDVAVKEDFDKKYFFSNEKNVFIELLGNEFDRKRLVVGKALDSISEQISVTEFEHSVQDFLDLVKNTIQCNRNAYSIACGTSFHATKIAALFFNEIARIEMIPILPGDFRGEYSNCIKDNDLIIGVSQSGETKDLIDIFNDIDSTDLNVRKVVLVNNMNSTLGQEKSDVAIPILCGPEIAVPATKSFMNQITLFYYLAIRAADMKLNDLENDLPKEEFEKRKADLQRRYKSLNDIPLLLKETVDKTDDMIDTMAGKIYMEPSLHILATKISGVAMEGALKIRETVLNHAEGREASEFKHGPNTILGKNTVFGVKHVRSFVRAFCNMVDSIDEKAEVKHIAQSERKDLLKALADFVFTHNMPFNLSAEGTIIFKEAIRDQDFFESLYRNYPLIYVTGPDSRDVNLTISQINTHKIRGADTYVIAEENENLLKNASQNPREGAYYGWGYIMLPKTGDSLMTCFSATIVLQLLALRMSIRKMKKLDLLGVKDHGVHPDVPKNVSKSITVD
- the ispF gene encoding 2-C-methyl-D-erythritol 2,4-cyclodiphosphate synthase is translated as MRIGLGYDVHRLVEGRKLILGGVHIPHHTGLLGHSDADVLIHSICDGLLGALAMGDIGQHFADSDPTFKDIDSRILLRRCYDMILSRHYKIANLDATICAAAPKLSPYVDEMRQNIAHDLDCDPDCISIKATTEEGLGISGFGEGMSATVVILVMPTS
- the mobB gene encoding molybdopterin-guanine dinucleotide biosynthesis protein B, translating into MKAIAVIGYHHTGKTSTVVNLVRELCSRGHTVATIKDIHSEKFRADTPGKNSALHIKAGSKLTVARGIYDTALIFPRSLPLNEIMPHIAADFLVIEGMKAAPMAKIVCADSEAQLTELIDDTCIGISDIITNSDFKHDKLDVFRIPQDVSALCDTVLAHSFEILPAADPECCQRCGGTCLQMAGDIVQGRRKRSECVLDGTSRISLKVGGKDVLIVPFVQDILKDSIMAIVNNLRDIAPNQEIQINIRT